The nucleotide window GACTCGATCGAAAGCCTTGGCTTGGTTGAGGTTCAGGATCTCGTCATGCATACGGAGGTCACTGCGGACGGCGGTTGGCCGAGTCTTACGGTGTACTTCAGCGACGCTGAAGACTGATGTGGAATGCACACGGACGCTTTGCACTTGGTCCGCTTCCTTATCAGGTCGATCATGAGGAGTCGGCAACCTCGGTCAACCGGCCGGTCTCCTTGGCTGATCGGCCGTTGCCATTCGGCGTTAGTCGGCGCTGTCCGCCCCTGTTGGTGTCAGCCGTTGATGTCAGCCGACCGACTCCCTCTTGACAGATCTGCTGCCAGTTCTTCTGGAAGTGATGGGCCGAGTCTCCCACCTCGGGTCCTGCCAGGGGGTATCGCTCTGACGTGCGCCGACATGGTCGCCGACTGTCATCGTTTGTCAACGTCGGTTCGCCTCGGGCGGCCCAGGGACGGCCCGGCAACCAGGACTCGACACTTGATGCCTGTCGCCGCGGCGGACCGATATCAGGCCAGTCGATGCAGGAGGGAGTCACGCTGATCCTGCTCGACCTCGGCGAGCGTCAAGTTGGGGTCGCGCTGATGAGCAAGAGCGACCTCGGCCGGCGTCGGCTGCTCCGCCTTGAGCGGCCAGGCCTCGGGGCGCCAGAACTTCGACCGGACGAACGCCTTAGCGCAGTGGACGTACACTTCGTCGGTCCGCACGACCAGGGCAGTTTTCGGCGGCTTGCCGATCGGGGTCAGCCGCGCCAGTAGATCTTCATCGGCCGTGATCCAGGCTGCGCCGTTGACACGAAGCGTCGTGTCCCGGCCAGGGATGACGAAGTTGAGCCCGGCGTGCCCGTTGGCCAGGATGTTGCGGTAGCTGTCCAGCCGATTGTTCCCCGTCGCGTCCGGAATCACTACATGACGCTCGTCGAGGACTGTGACGAAACCGGGGGTGCCGCCCCGAGGGGCCACGTCACAGCGGCCATTGGCATCGCTGGTGGCGACGAACACCACGGGCGAGACCGCGATAAGGCGGCGTGACATTTCGTCGATGTGGTCGAGTTCTTTGCGAACCGCCCGCTCTCCGGGGTCCGCGTACAACTCTCGGAGTTGCGCCTCGCTGGTCAGAGCTCGAGGTATCAGGGTGTCATCCACTCTGGCGATCATAGCCCTGGTCGAAGACACGGGGAGCGTGCCCGCGCGGGCGGTGGAGCGGCTTTGGGCTGGAGCTGCTTTGGGGCGAGTGATCATGGCCCCGTAAGCTTGCGGCGAGTCGGGCAGTCTGTTGACCTGCCCGTTAAAGCACGACGTTGGGGCCATGATCTTAGAGGCTCGCCCCAAAGTGGCTGCCTAAAGCCGTGGAGCCGACCGCCCCAGCCACGACGTGTTCTGACCTCATGCACTGTGTGCCTGCCTCTCGAGACCAAGACGGAGGAGTCGGACGACTTCCTACCGCTGCCCGAGTTCTGCCTCGAAACCCTGCGCATGCGCCGCGCCCAGCAGACCGGGGACCGGAAAGCGGCCGGGGAGCTCCGGCAGGACACTCGGGGCTTGATCTTCACCACGAAGTACGGCACCCCGATCGAGCCGGGCAACCTCACCCGCATGTTCGCCTTGCGCGCCCGCCGCGCCAGACTTCGTGTGATCCCGCTCAGCGCATCCTCCGCCACTCGCAGATCGCCATGACGATGGAGGTCTACGCCGAGGCAAGCGAGGAGGAGGTGCGGAAGGCTCTGGGCAAGCTGTCGGCAGCGATGGGCGGCACCGCTGCTGGGAACGGCTGAGGACTCGTGGACCAGCCCATAACGACTCGGTAGAAGCACACATT belongs to Streptomyces graminofaciens and includes:
- a CDS encoding MSMEG_1061 family FMN-dependent PPOX-type flavoprotein, whose product is MIARVDDTLIPRALTSEAQLRELYADPGERAVRKELDHIDEMSRRLIAVSPVVFVATSDANGRCDVAPRGGTPGFVTVLDERHVVIPDATGNNRLDSYRNILANGHAGLNFVIPGRDTTLRVNGAAWITADEDLLARLTPIGKPPKTALVVRTDEVYVHCAKAFVRSKFWRPEAWPLKAEQPTPAEVALAHQRDPNLTLAEVEQDQRDSLLHRLA